One genomic segment of Microbacterium sp. ProA8 includes these proteins:
- a CDS encoding DMT family transporter yields the protein MVWTAVELEDVGDQLVGAFQNPGILIGIPLALLGAVFMSFGAQYQHRGVTKVESLSGGHSSEGLGPSHMLKLLARPSWVIGTLMLGLAIVCQLSALFFAPLIVVQPLGAVALVITTLLNAQISGHKPTKRSLIAIGACVGGIFIFVTIAALFATEKPVSNAQLITILVLLVVVTLVFAGLWIWLRKRMGALFYITAAGVIYGFVATLAKVVIERIKDNNFDWLTFACLAALIIGAIIGAYFVQSAYASGPPDLVVAGLTVIDPIVAIIIGLTVLQEVAGAPLWVYISFAVVGAIAVWGVFQLARHHPQVLSESQGLPIQRGSSSPSMDAAHPRTGSIKVTEAVAKVWPEPPVKDRLDDPEHH from the coding sequence GTGGTCTGGACTGCGGTGGAACTCGAGGATGTCGGCGATCAGCTCGTCGGCGCGTTCCAGAATCCCGGCATCCTGATCGGCATCCCGCTCGCCCTGCTGGGCGCGGTGTTCATGTCGTTCGGCGCCCAGTACCAGCACCGTGGCGTGACGAAGGTCGAGAGCCTCAGCGGCGGACACTCCAGCGAGGGGCTCGGGCCGAGTCATATGCTCAAGCTGCTCGCGCGCCCCTCGTGGGTGATCGGCACCTTGATGCTGGGCCTGGCGATCGTCTGCCAGCTCTCTGCCCTCTTCTTCGCACCGCTCATCGTGGTGCAGCCGCTCGGTGCGGTGGCCCTCGTCATCACGACCCTCCTCAACGCGCAGATCAGCGGGCACAAGCCCACGAAGCGCTCCCTCATCGCGATCGGCGCATGCGTCGGCGGCATCTTCATCTTCGTCACCATCGCGGCGCTGTTCGCCACCGAGAAGCCGGTGTCGAACGCACAGCTGATCACGATCCTGGTGCTGCTGGTCGTCGTCACGCTGGTGTTCGCGGGGCTCTGGATCTGGCTGCGCAAGCGGATGGGCGCTCTCTTCTACATCACCGCGGCCGGCGTCATCTACGGCTTCGTGGCGACGCTGGCGAAGGTGGTCATCGAGCGCATCAAAGACAACAACTTCGACTGGCTGACGTTCGCGTGCCTGGCCGCCCTGATCATCGGCGCCATCATCGGGGCCTACTTCGTGCAGAGCGCGTACGCCTCGGGCCCGCCTGACCTGGTCGTCGCCGGCCTCACGGTCATCGACCCCATCGTGGCCATCATCATCGGTCTGACGGTGCTGCAGGAGGTCGCCGGCGCTCCGCTCTGGGTCTACATCTCGTTCGCCGTGGTGGGCGCGATCGCGGTGTGGGGTGTGTTCCAGCTCGCACGCCACCATCCACAGGTGCTCAGTGAGAGCCAAGGGCTGCCGATCCAGCGCGGAAGCAGCAGTCCCTCGATGGATGCCGCGCACCCGCGCACCGGCTCGATCAAGGTCACCGAGGCCGTTGCGAAGGTGTGGCCCGAGCCGCCGGTCAAGGACCGCCTCGACGACCCCGAGCACCACTGA
- the def gene encoding peptide deformylase, with protein sequence MAVLPIRIMGDPVLHSPASPVEEITDEIRTLAADMFETMDAAPGVGLAAPQVGVPLRIYTYNYADDDGGPWRGVVINPELWMRPLEPGAPDPDDEAEGCLSFPGERFPLRRSDEVLVTGTDLDGAPVEIRVDGWRARIMQHEFDHLDGILYVDRLDDGDWKTVQKIARKRGWGRPGSAWTPGVDDIDA encoded by the coding sequence GTGGCTGTTCTCCCGATTCGCATCATGGGCGATCCCGTCCTGCACTCCCCCGCATCCCCCGTCGAAGAGATCACGGACGAGATCCGCACGCTGGCCGCCGACATGTTCGAGACGATGGATGCCGCGCCCGGCGTCGGGCTCGCCGCCCCTCAGGTCGGCGTGCCGCTGCGCATCTACACGTACAACTACGCCGACGACGACGGCGGTCCCTGGCGCGGGGTGGTGATCAACCCCGAGCTGTGGATGCGACCGCTCGAGCCGGGCGCGCCCGATCCGGATGACGAGGCCGAAGGCTGCCTCTCGTTCCCCGGTGAGCGGTTCCCGCTGCGTCGTTCGGACGAAGTGCTCGTGACCGGCACCGATCTCGACGGCGCGCCTGTGGAGATTCGCGTCGACGGATGGCGGGCGCGCATCATGCAGCACGAGTTCGACCACCTGGACGGAATCCTCTACGTCGACCGTCTCGACGACGGCGACTGGAAGACCGTGCAGAAGATCGCGCGCAAGCGCGGGTGGGGCCGGCCCGGCAGCGCCTGGACTCCCGGCGTGGACGACATCGACGCCTGA
- a CDS encoding DUF305 domain-containing protein yields MTTYTRVLLMPAPLALALALAGCGGAAGTGDMPGMHHGSGESSASAADVAMSDQMFVTMMIPHHEQAIEMADILLAKEGVDPRVMAIAERIKAAQGPEIELMEGWLEDWGVGAGSGGMDHGDGMMSEADMSALREADGATAGRLFLEQMVVHHQGAVEMAEAALDAAEDPEVKALAEQVVEDQKAEIAEMQELAATL; encoded by the coding sequence ATGACCACGTATACGCGCGTCCTCCTGATGCCCGCACCCCTCGCCCTGGCACTCGCCCTGGCCGGCTGCGGCGGCGCGGCTGGAACCGGCGACATGCCCGGCATGCACCATGGCTCAGGCGAGTCGTCCGCGTCAGCCGCCGACGTCGCGATGTCCGACCAGATGTTCGTAACGATGATGATCCCGCATCACGAGCAGGCGATCGAGATGGCCGACATCCTCCTCGCCAAGGAAGGGGTCGATCCTCGGGTCATGGCGATCGCCGAGCGCATCAAGGCCGCGCAGGGCCCGGAGATCGAGCTCATGGAGGGCTGGCTCGAGGACTGGGGCGTCGGGGCGGGCTCCGGCGGCATGGATCACGGCGACGGCATGATGAGCGAGGCCGATATGAGCGCTCTGCGCGAAGCGGACGGCGCGACGGCGGGCCGGCTGTTCCTGGAGCAGATGGTGGTGCACCACCAGGGCGCGGTCGAGATGGCAGAGGCAGCGCTCGACGCCGCCGAGGATCCCGAGGTGAAGGCCCTCGCCGAACAGGTGGTCGAGGATCAGAAGGCGGAGATCGCCGAGATGCAGGAGCTCGCGGCGACGCTCTGA
- a CDS encoding ATP-binding cassette domain-containing protein, producing MARRRDADVAVDCSDLSIARRGGRGGESQRVVDGVSFRLPHGGILAVMGPTGSGKSSLAAVLAGADEAGLAVVGGSALVEGISVRRPGRAHRQLTYYAGYLPQSAGARLPARLTVADVIGEPITSRDRRVSARALAVRVASLLDELMLPLGAAAKYPYELSAGMRQRVALARALVLQPRVLIADEPFANMDVEVRKAAREAVLRRRRELDMAALIVTNERDVVNELDADVLVLRAGHAVAYGHGTQDLLWTPSGEADRRLVS from the coding sequence ATGGCTCGCCGAAGAGACGCGGATGTCGCGGTCGACTGCTCCGATCTTTCGATCGCCCGCCGCGGAGGCCGCGGAGGCGAGTCCCAGCGGGTCGTCGACGGCGTCTCGTTCCGGCTTCCCCACGGCGGCATCCTCGCCGTGATGGGCCCGACCGGCTCGGGCAAGTCCTCGCTCGCCGCGGTGCTGGCCGGCGCCGACGAGGCGGGGCTCGCCGTCGTGGGAGGAAGTGCGCTCGTCGAAGGGATCTCGGTGCGGCGCCCGGGCCGCGCGCATCGCCAGTTGACGTACTACGCCGGCTACCTCCCGCAATCGGCGGGCGCCCGGCTGCCCGCACGCCTCACCGTGGCCGACGTGATCGGCGAGCCGATCACCAGCCGCGACCGTCGCGTGAGCGCACGCGCCCTCGCGGTACGGGTGGCGTCTCTGCTGGACGAGCTGATGCTCCCGCTGGGTGCGGCCGCCAAGTACCCCTACGAACTCAGCGCCGGCATGCGGCAGCGCGTCGCACTCGCGCGCGCCCTCGTTCTGCAGCCGCGTGTGCTGATCGCCGACGAGCCCTTCGCCAACATGGACGTCGAGGTGCGCAAGGCCGCACGCGAGGCCGTGCTGCGGCGCCGCCGCGAGCTCGACATGGCGGCGCTCATCGTCACGAACGAGCGCGACGTCGTGAACGAGCTGGATGCGGACGTGCTCGTGCTCCGCGCCGGTCACGCGGTGGCGTACGGGCACGGCACCCAGGACCTGCTGTGGACCCCGAGCGGGGAGGCCGACAGGCGGCTCGTGAGCTGA
- the dnaG gene encoding DNA primase — protein sequence MGRIRQADVDEVKARTNIADIIGERVALKSAGVGSLKGLCPFHDERSPSFNVRPQAGFYHCFGCGESGDVYSFLRAMDHVTFTEAVERLAGRIGYSLHYEDGGAAPEHTGRARLYAANAAAAEFFRAQLSTAEADIARRFLGQRGFDAGAAGHFGVGYAPKGWSGMHAALRAQGYSDEELSSAGLVSQGQRGVYDRFRGRVVWPIRDVTGQVIGFGARRLYDDDNGPKYLNTPETTIYKKAQVLYGLDLAKREVSRQHRVVVVEGYTDVMACHLAGITTAIATCGTAFGSDHITVLRRVMGDDSTAGEVVFTFDPDAAGQKAALRAFADAKRFNAQTYVATGPEGLDPCDLRLARGDGAVRALLETKVPMVEFVIDQRISGFDLASVEGRVGALRSAAPVVAELRDPLLQPEYVRVLARRLGMDTEDVRREVERAGRGGGSRRDPSPGTSPTEPADEGALRVTLATLPRTPEVGLERDALMGVLQFGHRMDATLIERALEQPFRNSALDAVRVAIREAPGMQRPGWSADAVATVREPYRSLAAELLAGDFPALNDEAAVTSAGDLARRLVLRRFDREKAELLGAIQRVPAASEEGRSIRLRLRELDARRQALVDEAS from the coding sequence GTGGGGCGGATCCGTCAGGCCGACGTCGACGAGGTGAAGGCCCGCACGAACATCGCCGACATCATCGGCGAACGCGTCGCCCTCAAGTCCGCCGGTGTCGGCTCGCTGAAGGGCCTGTGTCCCTTCCACGACGAGCGCAGCCCGAGCTTCAACGTGCGCCCGCAAGCCGGCTTCTACCACTGCTTCGGCTGCGGCGAGTCCGGTGACGTGTACTCGTTCCTGCGCGCGATGGACCACGTGACCTTCACGGAGGCGGTCGAGCGCCTCGCCGGCCGCATCGGCTACTCCCTGCACTACGAGGACGGCGGCGCCGCCCCCGAGCACACCGGCCGTGCGCGCCTGTACGCCGCGAACGCCGCGGCGGCGGAGTTCTTCCGCGCGCAGCTGTCAACGGCCGAGGCCGACATCGCGCGGCGCTTCCTCGGGCAGCGAGGGTTCGACGCCGGCGCTGCGGGACACTTCGGCGTGGGCTACGCGCCCAAGGGGTGGTCGGGGATGCACGCGGCGCTGCGCGCTCAGGGCTACAGCGACGAGGAGCTCTCGTCGGCGGGACTCGTGTCGCAGGGCCAGCGCGGCGTGTACGACCGGTTCCGCGGCCGTGTGGTGTGGCCCATCCGCGACGTCACCGGTCAGGTGATCGGGTTCGGCGCACGCCGGCTCTACGACGACGACAACGGCCCCAAGTACCTCAACACGCCCGAGACGACCATCTACAAGAAGGCGCAGGTGCTCTACGGACTCGATCTCGCCAAGCGCGAGGTCTCCCGCCAGCATCGTGTCGTCGTCGTCGAGGGCTACACGGACGTGATGGCCTGCCACCTCGCCGGGATCACGACCGCGATCGCCACGTGCGGCACCGCCTTCGGCTCCGACCACATCACGGTGCTCCGTCGCGTGATGGGCGACGACTCCACCGCCGGCGAGGTCGTCTTCACCTTCGATCCGGATGCCGCGGGGCAGAAGGCGGCGCTCCGCGCCTTCGCCGACGCCAAGCGGTTCAACGCGCAGACGTACGTCGCCACCGGTCCCGAGGGGCTCGACCCGTGCGACCTGCGCCTCGCCCGGGGCGACGGCGCGGTGCGCGCGCTGCTCGAGACCAAGGTGCCCATGGTCGAGTTCGTGATCGATCAGCGCATCTCGGGCTTCGATCTGGCCAGCGTCGAGGGTCGTGTCGGCGCGCTGCGCTCGGCCGCACCGGTCGTCGCCGAGCTGCGAGATCCCCTCCTGCAGCCGGAGTACGTTCGCGTGCTCGCGCGTCGGCTCGGCATGGACACCGAGGACGTGCGCCGCGAGGTCGAACGCGCAGGCCGTGGTGGCGGAAGCAGGCGTGATCCCTCGCCCGGTACATCGCCGACGGAGCCCGCCGACGAGGGCGCGCTGAGGGTCACGCTGGCGACGCTTCCCCGCACCCCCGAGGTCGGGCTGGAGCGGGACGCGCTGATGGGCGTGCTGCAGTTCGGGCACCGCATGGATGCGACTCTCATCGAGCGGGCGCTCGAGCAGCCGTTCCGCAACTCCGCGCTCGACGCGGTGCGCGTCGCCATCCGCGAGGCTCCCGGGATGCAGCGGCCCGGCTGGTCTGCGGATGCCGTCGCCACCGTGCGTGAGCCGTATCGCTCGCTCGCCGCAGAGCTGCTCGCCGGCGACTTCCCGGCGTTGAATGATGAGGCGGCGGTGACGTCGGCAGGGGATCTCGCGCGTCGTCTCGTCCTCCGGCGCTTCGATCGGGAGAAGGCCGAACTGCTCGGCGCGATCCAGCGTGTGCCGGCGGCATCCGAAGAGGGACGCAGCATCCGCCTGCGCCTGCGCGAGCTCGACGCGCGGCGCCAGGCGCTCGTCGACGAAGCGTCCTGA
- a CDS encoding deoxyguanosinetriphosphate triphosphohydrolase: MAGDVAGASDRPAGYDDADAARFLPERHRSQRDDFARDRARVLHSAALRRLAAKTQVLSPASPADFARNRLTHSLEVAQVGRELATALDLAADVVDTACLSHDLGHPPFGHNGERALNEWAEGFGGFEGNAQTLRILTRLEPKVIDAEGRSFGLNLTRASLDAACKYPWTADHPLPDPGGRLKFGVYPEDEEVFRWLRAEAPGRVRCIEAEVMDLSDDIAYSVHDFEDAVVNGYLDPARLVDPREHQWLLTAIQSWVGFDFARDELEDALFRLTRMPEWIDSFDGTRPALARLKNLTSDLIGRFARAATMATRESYATSVLTRYRGHLVVPRIVEAEMAVLKGIIGAAVVSIEGRKDLYKEQRRLLKRVATALWERPDALDPLHAEDFAAAETDGARRRVIVDQVASLTDQLAIAWHGSLIGQVDAASVGVWAPGARPMDAAARTMRDPSEVR, from the coding sequence GTGGCGGGTGACGTGGCGGGCGCGTCCGACCGCCCAGCGGGGTACGACGACGCCGATGCCGCCCGCTTCCTTCCCGAGCGCCACCGGTCGCAGCGCGACGACTTCGCGCGGGATCGAGCCCGAGTGCTGCACTCCGCGGCGCTCCGGCGTCTCGCCGCGAAGACGCAGGTGCTCAGTCCCGCGAGCCCGGCCGACTTCGCGCGCAACCGCCTGACCCATTCGCTCGAGGTCGCGCAGGTCGGGCGCGAACTCGCGACGGCGCTCGATCTCGCAGCCGACGTCGTCGACACCGCCTGCCTCAGCCACGACCTCGGGCATCCGCCCTTCGGCCACAACGGCGAGCGGGCGCTGAACGAGTGGGCCGAGGGCTTCGGCGGGTTCGAAGGCAACGCGCAGACGCTGCGCATCCTCACGCGGCTCGAACCCAAGGTCATCGACGCCGAGGGTCGCAGCTTCGGGCTGAACCTCACACGCGCGAGCCTCGACGCCGCCTGCAAATACCCGTGGACGGCCGACCACCCGCTGCCCGACCCGGGCGGGCGGCTGAAGTTCGGCGTGTACCCCGAAGACGAAGAGGTCTTCCGCTGGCTGCGCGCCGAGGCGCCGGGCCGTGTGCGCTGCATCGAGGCCGAGGTGATGGACCTCTCGGACGACATCGCCTACTCCGTGCACGACTTCGAGGATGCGGTGGTCAACGGCTACCTCGACCCCGCGCGCCTCGTGGATCCGCGCGAGCACCAGTGGCTCCTCACCGCGATCCAGTCGTGGGTCGGCTTCGACTTCGCGCGGGACGAGCTCGAGGACGCCCTGTTCCGCCTGACCCGGATGCCCGAGTGGATCGACTCGTTCGACGGCACGCGCCCGGCGCTGGCGCGGCTCAAGAACCTGACCTCCGATCTCATCGGCCGCTTCGCGCGCGCGGCCACGATGGCCACCCGGGAGTCGTACGCGACCTCCGTGCTGACCCGCTACCGCGGGCACCTCGTGGTGCCCCGCATCGTCGAGGCCGAGATGGCGGTGCTCAAGGGCATCATCGGCGCAGCGGTCGTCTCGATCGAGGGACGCAAGGACCTCTACAAAGAGCAGCGACGCCTGCTCAAGCGCGTCGCCACCGCGCTCTGGGAGCGACCCGACGCGCTGGACCCGCTGCACGCGGAGGACTTCGCCGCGGCCGAGACGGATGGCGCACGCCGGCGGGTCATCGTCGATCAGGTGGCGAGCCTCACCGACCAGCTGGCGATCGCGTGGCACGGGTCCCTCATCGGGCAGGTTGATGCGGCATCCGTCGGCGTCTGGGCGCCGGGAGCCCGGCCGATGGACGCCGCGGCGCGCACCATGCGCGATCCGTCCGAGGTGCGCTGA
- the dusB gene encoding tRNA dihydrouridine synthase DusB gives MTTALAPARTLRIGPIELDAPVVLAPMAGITNTAFRRLCREYGAGLYVSEMITTRALVERNATTMRLITHHESEKPRSIQLYGVDPATTEAAVRLLVEEDRADHIDLNFGCPVPKVTRKGGGAALPWKLGLFRDIVTRAARAAGDIPLTVKMRKGIDADHLTYLDAGRIAEDAGVAAVALHARTASEFYSGNADWSAIAALKQAVTSVPVLGNGDIWSAEDAVRMMDETGCDGVVVGRGCLGRPWLFGDLARALGNPGAAPAAPVDATLGFVARAFRRHAELLVDFFEDEGRGCRDIRKNVAWYFKGYPVGGELRASLATASTLAEIDDLLATMELDAPYPGAAAEGQRGRAGTPKRPALPDGWLNSRELGAAASTALAEAELDHSGG, from the coding sequence GTGACGACTGCCCTCGCTCCCGCGCGCACGCTGCGCATCGGGCCCATCGAACTCGATGCGCCCGTCGTGCTGGCGCCGATGGCGGGCATCACGAACACCGCGTTCCGGCGGCTCTGCCGCGAGTACGGAGCGGGCCTCTACGTCAGCGAGATGATCACGACCCGCGCCCTCGTCGAGCGCAATGCCACGACGATGCGCCTGATCACGCACCACGAGTCCGAGAAGCCGCGCTCGATCCAGCTCTACGGCGTGGACCCTGCGACGACCGAGGCCGCCGTGCGCCTCCTCGTCGAGGAGGATCGCGCCGACCACATCGACCTGAACTTCGGCTGCCCCGTTCCCAAGGTGACCCGCAAGGGTGGGGGAGCGGCGCTGCCGTGGAAGCTCGGGCTGTTCCGCGACATCGTGACGCGCGCTGCGCGCGCCGCCGGCGACATCCCGCTCACCGTCAAGATGCGCAAGGGCATCGACGCCGATCACCTCACCTACCTCGACGCCGGCCGCATCGCGGAGGACGCCGGCGTGGCCGCCGTGGCACTGCACGCGCGCACGGCGTCGGAGTTCTACTCGGGCAACGCCGACTGGTCGGCGATCGCCGCACTCAAGCAGGCCGTCACGAGCGTCCCCGTCCTCGGAAACGGCGACATCTGGTCGGCCGAGGACGCCGTCCGCATGATGGACGAGACCGGCTGCGACGGCGTCGTCGTCGGTCGTGGCTGCCTCGGGCGACCCTGGCTCTTCGGTGACCTCGCCCGCGCTCTCGGCAACCCGGGCGCCGCACCCGCCGCGCCGGTCGATGCGACCCTCGGGTTCGTCGCGCGCGCCTTCCGCCGGCACGCGGAGCTGCTCGTCGACTTCTTCGAGGACGAGGGCCGCGGCTGCCGCGACATCCGCAAGAACGTCGCCTGGTACTTCAAGGGCTACCCGGTGGGTGGCGAGCTGCGAGCGAGCCTGGCGACCGCATCCACCCTCGCCGAGATCGACGATCTGCTCGCCACCATGGAACTCGACGCCCCCTACCCGGGTGCGGCGGCGGAGGGGCAGCGCGGTCGTGCGGGCACCCCCAAGCGCCCCGCCCTGCCCGACGGCTGGCTGAACTCCCGCGAGCTCGGGGCCGCGGCATCCACCGCCCTCGCCGAAGCGGAACTCGACCACAGTGGCGGGTGA
- a CDS encoding DsbA family oxidoreductase: MTDAIKIDVWSDIACPWCYIGKRNLENGLAAASADDDAPAVEVTFHSFELSPDTPVDFEGDELDFLAKHKGMPREQVEQMLQRVTGVAADAGLEYRFDLLKHTNTVKAHELLHFAKGQGRQHELAERLMAAYFTEGRHLGREDELVELATDAGLDADAARVALQSGRYLDAVRADQAQATAYGINGVPFFVIDGKYGVSGAQPAEAFAQIVRQVWSEHREPAVADA; the protein is encoded by the coding sequence ATGACGGACGCCATCAAGATCGACGTGTGGAGCGACATCGCCTGCCCCTGGTGCTACATCGGCAAGCGCAACCTCGAGAACGGGCTGGCCGCGGCATCCGCCGACGACGACGCCCCCGCCGTGGAGGTGACCTTCCACTCGTTCGAGCTCTCGCCCGACACTCCCGTGGATTTCGAAGGCGATGAGCTGGACTTCCTCGCGAAGCACAAGGGCATGCCGCGCGAGCAGGTCGAGCAGATGCTCCAGCGCGTCACGGGCGTCGCCGCCGACGCCGGCCTCGAGTACCGCTTCGACCTCCTCAAGCACACCAACACCGTCAAGGCTCACGAGCTGCTCCACTTCGCCAAGGGGCAGGGCCGCCAGCACGAGCTCGCCGAGCGGCTCATGGCCGCGTACTTCACCGAGGGCCGTCACCTCGGGCGTGAGGACGAGCTCGTGGAGCTCGCCACGGATGCCGGACTCGACGCCGACGCCGCGCGCGTGGCCCTGCAGAGCGGCCGCTACCTCGACGCCGTCCGAGCCGACCAGGCGCAGGCCACGGCGTACGGCATCAACGGCGTGCCGTTCTTCGTGATCGACGGCAAGTACGGCGTGTCCGGCGCTCAGCCCGCCGAGGCCTTCGCGCAGATCGTGCGCCAGGTCTGGTCGGAGCACCGCGAGCCCGCCGTCGCCGACGCCTGA
- a CDS encoding isoprenyl transferase, producing MTPKPYTHRDAVPYRPLDWTGVYPPEYPRGAVPNHVAIVMDGNGRWANRRGLTRIEGHKAGEAALLDVVAGAIQAGVKHLSVYAFSTENWSRSPEEVRFLMGYNRDVLHRRRDQLNEWGVRIQWAGRKPRLWSSVIKELQFAERLTAGNDVLTLTMCVNYGGRIELVDAMRSIADDVAAGRIKPSAVSEKLIQRRLYRPDMPDVDLFLRSSGEQRTSNFLLWESAYAEFVFLDTLWPDFSREDLWDGIDTYLGRNRRFGGAVDAPDASAS from the coding sequence GTGACTCCCAAGCCCTACACGCATCGCGACGCGGTGCCGTATCGCCCGCTGGACTGGACCGGCGTGTACCCGCCCGAGTACCCCCGCGGCGCCGTGCCGAACCACGTGGCGATCGTCATGGACGGCAACGGCCGTTGGGCGAATCGCCGGGGTCTCACCCGCATCGAGGGGCACAAGGCGGGCGAGGCCGCCCTTCTCGACGTCGTCGCCGGAGCCATCCAGGCCGGCGTCAAGCACCTCTCGGTGTACGCGTTCTCGACCGAGAACTGGTCGCGCTCGCCCGAAGAGGTGCGCTTTCTCATGGGGTACAACCGCGACGTGCTGCATCGCCGCCGTGATCAGCTCAACGAATGGGGCGTGCGGATCCAGTGGGCGGGACGCAAGCCGCGGCTGTGGTCGAGCGTCATCAAAGAGCTGCAGTTCGCCGAGCGCCTCACGGCCGGCAACGACGTGCTGACCCTGACCATGTGCGTCAACTACGGGGGCCGCATCGAGCTCGTCGACGCCATGCGCTCCATCGCCGACGACGTCGCGGCGGGCCGGATCAAGCCGTCGGCCGTCTCGGAGAAGCTCATCCAGCGACGGCTGTACCGCCCCGACATGCCCGATGTCGACCTCTTCCTGCGCTCGAGCGGCGAGCAGCGCACGTCGAACTTCCTGCTGTGGGAGTCGGCGTACGCGGAGTTCGTCTTCCTCGACACATTGTGGCCGGATTTCAGCCGCGAAGACCTGTGGGACGGCATCGACACGTACCTCGGTCGCAACCGCCGATTCGGCGGCGCCGTCGACGCTCCCGACGCCTCGGCCTCCTGA